In one window of Pseudomonas chlororaphis subsp. chlororaphis DNA:
- a CDS encoding AbrB family transcriptional regulator: protein MSEASFKQWWGTPLVGLAGGYLASQIGWPLPWMVGSLLAIILVRCLTPWQLGEIPGGRKCGQWVVGIGIGLHFTPVVMEQVMSHFGLIFFGALVTSLSSVVGVWLLRRTGEDRATAFFSSMPGGSGEMVNLGARNGAVLSRVAAGQSLRVLVVVLCVPAAFKYLLGEGVPQLHPASVDWRWLAVLFPAGALLAWLWQRLRQPNPWLFGPLLVSAAVSIGWDLHIGLPDGGSQIGQWLIGSGLGCHFNRQFFRRAPSFMGRTLIGTALTMLIASLAAVALSALTHLDLRSLTLGMMPGGIAEMSLTAETLQLSVPLVTAMQVMRLLFVLFLAEPLFRHWDKKPD, encoded by the coding sequence ATGTCTGAGGCCAGCTTCAAACAGTGGTGGGGGACGCCCCTGGTCGGTCTGGCCGGCGGTTACCTCGCCAGCCAGATCGGCTGGCCGCTGCCGTGGATGGTCGGCTCGTTGCTGGCGATCATCCTGGTGCGCTGCCTGACGCCCTGGCAACTGGGGGAAATCCCCGGCGGCCGCAAATGCGGGCAATGGGTGGTGGGGATCGGCATCGGCCTGCACTTCACCCCGGTGGTGATGGAACAGGTCATGAGCCATTTCGGCCTGATCTTCTTCGGTGCCCTGGTCACCAGCCTGTCCAGCGTGGTCGGGGTCTGGCTGCTGCGGCGCACCGGTGAGGACCGGGCCACAGCCTTCTTCTCCAGCATGCCGGGCGGCTCCGGCGAGATGGTCAACCTCGGCGCGCGCAACGGCGCGGTGCTCAGCCGCGTGGCGGCCGGGCAGAGCCTGCGGGTGCTGGTGGTGGTCTTATGTGTACCGGCGGCCTTCAAGTACCTGCTCGGTGAAGGTGTGCCCCAACTGCATCCGGCCAGCGTCGATTGGCGCTGGCTGGCCGTATTGTTTCCGGCGGGCGCCCTGCTCGCCTGGCTCTGGCAACGTCTGCGCCAACCCAACCCCTGGCTGTTCGGGCCGCTGCTGGTCAGCGCCGCGGTCAGTATCGGCTGGGACCTGCATATCGGCCTGCCGGACGGCGGCAGCCAGATCGGCCAGTGGCTGATCGGCAGCGGCCTGGGCTGTCACTTCAATCGCCAGTTCTTCCGCCGCGCGCCCTCGTTCATGGGCCGCACCCTGATCGGCACGGCGCTGACCATGCTGATCGCCAGCCTCGCGGCCGTGGCCCTGAGCGCCTTGACTCATCTGGACTTGCGTTCGCTGACGTTGGGCATGATGCCCGGCGGCATCGCGGAAATGAGCCTGACGGCCGAGACCCTGCAACTGTCGGTGCCGCTGGTGACGGCGATGCAGGTAATGCGCTTGCTGTTCGTGCTGTTTCTGGCCGAGCCGCTGTTCCGGCATTGGGACAAGAAACCGGACTGA
- the ung gene encoding uracil-DNA glycosylase: MTDDDRIKLEPSWKQALRAEFDQPYMAELREFLRQEHAAGKEIYPPGPLIFNALNSTPLDKVKVVILGQDPYHGPGQAHGLCFSVQPGVPAPPSLVNIYKELKRDLNIDMPNHGYLQSWADQGVLMLNTTMTVQRANAASHAGRGWQHFTDRIIEVVSQHQPHLVFLLWGAHAQSKQKLIDATKHLVLTSVHPSPLSAYRGFIGCGHFSRTNKYLEQNGETPIEWRLPSV; encoded by the coding sequence ATGACCGATGACGACCGTATCAAACTCGAACCCAGCTGGAAGCAGGCGCTGCGTGCCGAATTCGACCAGCCTTATATGGCGGAGTTGCGCGAGTTCCTGCGTCAGGAACATGCCGCTGGCAAGGAGATCTACCCGCCGGGCCCGTTGATCTTCAATGCGCTGAATTCGACCCCGCTGGACAAGGTCAAGGTGGTGATCCTCGGCCAGGACCCTTACCACGGCCCGGGCCAGGCCCACGGCCTGTGCTTCTCGGTGCAGCCGGGCGTACCGGCGCCGCCGTCCCTGGTGAATATCTATAAAGAGCTCAAGCGCGACCTGAACATCGACATGCCCAACCACGGCTACCTGCAGAGCTGGGCCGACCAGGGCGTGCTGATGCTCAACACCACCATGACCGTGCAACGGGCCAACGCCGCGTCCCACGCGGGCAGGGGCTGGCAGCATTTCACCGACCGGATCATCGAAGTGGTGAGCCAGCACCAGCCGCATCTAGTGTTCCTGCTGTGGGGGGCCCACGCCCAGAGCAAGCAGAAGCTGATCGATGCCACCAAGCACCTGGTGCTGACCTCGGTGCACCCGTCGCCCCTGTCGGCCTACCGCGGCTTTATCGGTTGCGGGCATTTCAGCCGGACCAACAAGTACCTCGAGCAGAATGGCGAGACGCCGATCGAATGGCGGTTGCCGTCGGTTTGA
- a CDS encoding enoyl-CoA hydratase/isomerase family protein, with protein MNLHFEELTGTDGARIAIASLDAEHSLNALSLPMIHLLSDRLEAWAKDPQVVCVLLRGNGAKAFCAGGEVRSLVQACLAHPGEVPTLAAQFFAAEYRLDYRLHTYPKPLICWGHGYVLGGGMGLLQGASIRIVTPSSRLAMPEISIGLYPDVGASWFLSRLPGKLGLFLGLTGAHINGRDAIDLDLADRFLRDDQQEALIDGLLQLNWQEQTPMQLNSLLKALQQEAVEQMPAAQWLPRRQQIDEWLDVSDVRCAWRAISQLHNHSDALLARAAKTLSEGCPLTACLVWEQIQQARHLSLAQVFQMEYTLSLNCCRHPEFSEGVRARLIDKDHKPRWHWPDINSIPDAVVEAHFHKAWEGRHPLADLSDF; from the coding sequence ATGAATCTGCACTTCGAAGAACTCACCGGCACCGACGGCGCGCGCATCGCAATTGCCAGCCTGGATGCCGAACACTCCCTCAACGCCTTGTCCCTGCCAATGATCCATCTGTTGAGCGACCGCCTGGAAGCCTGGGCCAAGGACCCGCAAGTGGTCTGTGTGCTGTTGCGCGGCAACGGCGCCAAGGCCTTTTGCGCCGGCGGCGAAGTGCGCAGCCTGGTCCAGGCCTGCCTGGCCCACCCCGGCGAAGTACCGACGCTGGCCGCGCAGTTCTTCGCCGCGGAATACCGTCTCGACTACCGCCTGCACACCTACCCGAAACCGCTAATCTGCTGGGGCCACGGCTATGTGCTCGGTGGCGGCATGGGCCTGCTGCAAGGCGCCAGCATTCGTATCGTCACACCGAGCAGCCGCCTGGCGATGCCGGAAATCAGCATCGGCCTGTACCCGGATGTCGGCGCCAGTTGGTTCCTCTCGCGCCTGCCGGGCAAGCTCGGGCTGTTCCTCGGCCTGACCGGCGCGCACATCAACGGCCGCGACGCCATCGACCTGGACCTGGCCGACCGCTTCCTGCGAGACGACCAGCAAGAAGCGCTGATCGACGGGCTGCTGCAGCTCAACTGGCAGGAACAGACGCCGATGCAGCTCAACAGTCTGCTCAAGGCCCTGCAACAGGAGGCCGTCGAACAAATGCCCGCTGCCCAGTGGCTACCACGGCGCCAGCAGATCGACGAGTGGCTGGACGTCAGCGACGTACGCTGTGCCTGGCGAGCCATCAGCCAGTTGCACAATCACTCCGATGCCCTGCTGGCGCGGGCGGCGAAAACCCTCAGCGAAGGCTGCCCGCTGACCGCCTGCCTGGTCTGGGAACAGATCCAGCAGGCCCGGCACCTGTCCCTGGCCCAGGTGTTCCAGATGGAATACACCCTGAGCCTGAACTGCTGCCGGCATCCCGAATTCAGCGAAGGGGTGCGGGCGCGCCTGATCGACAAGGACCACAAGCCCCGTTGGCACTGGCCGGATATCAACAGCATCCCCGACGCCGTGGTCGAGGCGCATTTCCACAAGGCCTGGGAAGGCCGTCACCCCTTGGCGGATCTGTCGGACTTCTGA
- a CDS encoding tripartite tricarboxylate transporter permease gives MDTLGYLGQGFGVALSPYNLVTALTGTLIGTVVGLLPGLGPINGVALLIPIAFALGLPPESALILLAAVYLGCEYGGRISSILLNIPGEASTVMTTLDGYPMARQGLAGVALSLSAWSSFIGALIATCGMVMFAPLLAKWAIAFGPAEYFVLMVFAIVCLGGMAGDRPIKTFIAALIGLFLSSVGIDANSGVYRFTGDNIHLTDGIQFVVLVLGLFSISEILLLLEKTHRGQEAVKATGRMMFNFKEAASVFVVNIRCGLLGFIMGVLPGAGATLASAVAYMTEKRIAGASGKFGQGDKRGLAAPETAIGASACGALVPMLTLGVPGSGTTAVMIGALSLYNITPGPLLFQQQPDIVWGLIASLFIANIMLVILNIPMIRVFTRILAVPNWALVPVIAIITGIGVYAVHATTFDLFLMVGIGIFGYILRKLDFPLSPVLLGFILGGLMEQNLRRALSISNGAMEILWSSPITVGVWVLTVIMLLMPMIRIWRKRSALQRAVADV, from the coding sequence ATGGATACGCTTGGTTATTTGGGCCAGGGTTTCGGCGTCGCGCTGAGCCCCTACAACCTGGTCACCGCCCTGACCGGCACCCTGATCGGCACCGTGGTCGGCCTGCTCCCGGGCCTGGGCCCGATCAACGGCGTGGCACTGCTGATCCCGATCGCCTTCGCCCTCGGCCTGCCACCGGAGTCGGCGCTGATCCTGCTGGCGGCGGTGTACCTGGGTTGCGAATACGGTGGCCGGATCAGTTCGATCCTGCTGAACATCCCGGGCGAAGCTTCCACCGTGATGACCACCCTCGACGGCTACCCGATGGCGCGCCAGGGCCTGGCCGGGGTGGCCTTGTCGCTGTCGGCCTGGAGCTCGTTCATCGGCGCCTTGATCGCCACCTGCGGCATGGTGATGTTCGCCCCGCTGCTGGCGAAATGGGCGATCGCCTTCGGCCCGGCGGAGTATTTCGTGCTGATGGTGTTCGCCATAGTCTGCCTCGGCGGCATGGCCGGCGATCGTCCGATCAAGACCTTTATCGCCGCGCTGATCGGGCTGTTCCTGTCGTCGGTCGGCATCGACGCCAACAGCGGCGTGTACCGCTTCACCGGCGATAACATCCACCTCACCGACGGCATCCAGTTCGTGGTGCTGGTACTGGGCTTGTTCTCCATCAGCGAGATCCTGTTGCTGCTGGAAAAAACCCATCGCGGCCAGGAAGCGGTGAAAGCCACCGGGCGCATGATGTTCAACTTCAAGGAAGCGGCGTCGGTGTTCGTGGTGAACATCCGTTGCGGCCTGCTGGGCTTCATCATGGGCGTCTTGCCGGGTGCCGGCGCGACCCTGGCCAGCGCCGTGGCCTACATGACCGAAAAACGCATCGCCGGCGCCAGCGGCAAGTTCGGCCAGGGCGACAAGCGCGGCCTGGCGGCACCGGAAACCGCGATCGGCGCCTCGGCCTGCGGCGCCCTGGTACCGATGCTGACCCTCGGCGTCCCGGGTTCGGGCACCACCGCGGTGATGATCGGCGCCCTGTCGCTGTACAACATCACCCCGGGCCCGCTGCTGTTCCAACAGCAGCCGGACATCGTCTGGGGCCTGATCGCCTCGTTGTTCATCGCCAACATCATGCTGGTGATCCTCAACATTCCGATGATCCGCGTCTTCACCCGCATCCTCGCCGTGCCGAACTGGGCCCTGGTGCCGGTGATCGCAATCATCACCGGGATCGGCGTCTACGCGGTGCACGCCACCACCTTCGACCTGTTCCTGATGGTCGGTATCGGCATCTTCGGCTACATCCTGCGCAAGCTGGATTTCCCGCTGTCGCCAGTGTTACTGGGCTTTATCCTCGGCGGGTTGATGGAGCAGAACCTGCGCCGCGCGCTGTCGATCTCCAACGGCGCGATGGAAATCCTCTGGTCCAGCCCGATCACCGTCGGCGTCTGGGTGCTGACCGTGATCATGCTGCTGATGCCGATGATCCGCATCTGGCGCAAGCGCTCGGCCCTGCAACGCGCCGTGGCCGATGTCTGA
- a CDS encoding tripartite tricarboxylate transporter TctB family protein, producing MLLQRLFASLLLLVCLGLALMAWPYQAAFSYEPVGPRAFPLLMLGLMGLALLYMVFRPAPIKHSEDEPPLDRETLTKISICVLLLLIFAGLFEPLGFILSSILIGIPMARLYGGRWVPSAVVTTLMAIGLYVLFDRVMDVPLPLGLLDVLEN from the coding sequence ATGCTCTTACAACGCCTTTTCGCCTCGCTGCTGCTCCTGGTCTGCCTGGGCCTGGCACTGATGGCCTGGCCTTACCAGGCCGCCTTTTCCTACGAACCGGTCGGCCCGCGCGCCTTTCCCCTGCTGATGCTCGGCCTGATGGGCCTGGCGCTGCTGTACATGGTGTTTCGCCCGGCGCCGATAAAGCACAGCGAAGACGAGCCGCCACTGGACCGTGAAACCCTGACCAAGATCAGCATCTGTGTGCTCCTGCTGCTGATCTTCGCCGGTCTGTTCGAACCCCTGGGTTTCATTCTCAGCAGCATCCTGATCGGCATTCCGATGGCGCGCCTGTACGGCGGCCGCTGGGTGCCCAGCGCCGTGGTCACAACGCTGATGGCCATCGGTCTGTACGTGCTCTTCGACCGGGTGATGGACGTGCCACTACCCCTGGGCCTGCTCGACGTTCTGGAGAACTGA